The Haliotis asinina isolate JCU_RB_2024 chromosome 2, JCU_Hal_asi_v2, whole genome shotgun sequence genomic interval AAGATTAATGTTATAGAACAAGTGAATGCTAGTTAGTAGTAATGGTGAATAATGTTCCATTGCAACATGTGTACAGATTATTATAAATCTTCACACAACTGTCGCATGCAGTGTTAAAACCAAACCACACTGGTTATATTCCTTCTAGATTGACATTCAGGCACAGTGATGCCAAGATTCTGGTGAATTACcattttatatttgtgacccattaccttagactgtattgtgattcattcattcattcattcattcattcattgtgattcattgtaacttgctccttgtttgctcaatacataATTGAATATTGTAGACATGTCTGTGTTATATCTTGCTAGTTCAATGAGGATTtgttataccttttgtcacggcaattaaTTAACCTTAACACTGtgtgttaataataataattaatgccTGACTTTGCACAGTAACTTCATTGATGGTATGTTGACATCCATTGTTTCCTATATTCTCTATATTCCAGAAGCATGGTGACAAACAAGGACATTGACGGTGGTTGGGCATGGGTGGTCCTGGCAGCCACAAGTCTTGGAATGGTTGCTGCGGGTACTGCCGCAGTAGCAACTGGGTTCCTGCAGGTGGAGTTCCTGGACACCTTTTCTCAGAGTACCGGCTACACCAGTCTCGTCACGTCTACGTTTCTGTGTCTGGAGCTGGGCATGGGTAAGCTTCTTTCCGGAATACGAGATAGTAAGGTGAGTTAAACACTGATTCAACCGGTGACTGAGTACCTAAAACAAAACGGGGAAAGCGGTAGATAGGGGAAAGACAGAGGCCTTGAGTTGTTTTTAAGGACAATATCTCACTTCACTCGCAGTGAACTTCAACCGACACAAACACCTGGCCTACATTGAGAGACGTGGTGTTCATGTAAAACTGAATATGGTCCCAAAATAATCGTATGTGTCTACCACATTTGCATCACCTTCTGGTGCCGTATCAGACGCTTTTGTGTCTCTAACCTCACTCGACACTTAAAGATCCGGCtttcagcaacacatgtttgTCGTTAAAGGcgcgtgatcgggtggtcagacatgctgactgttgatcaccggattctTTGGTCCgcagtagattatttacagaccaccgccgtatagctggggcactgctgagtgcggtttaaagctaaactcacttattCTGACCTCAATTTACCAAAATGTTCCGCCTGATATGCTTGTATAATTCCACTTTTTAGGACCTTTCTCAAGCGTACTGTGCAACGTGTTTAGCATCAGAGTGGCAGTGATGACGGGAGGCGTCCTGATGTCTCTCGGACTCATCATCGCGAGCTTCAGCAACGACCTCCTTCACCTCCTCTTGGCATTTGGGGCACTCGGAGGTAAAGGCAAAATTCATTTCGTTATTCGCGGACTAAGTGCTACAGCAAGGCTAGATAATGCCAGGACATGATCCGATCTGTCATAGACAAAACCTGTGTCCTTTTCTGACCGCGACAAGCGATAATGGTCCCGAGGGTCTTCTCGAAGCAGGCCGAAATGTACTCGTTAGAAACTGACTTTGCATGATTCTGGTCCCATGAAGGGCGGTCAATTAGTGATAACACCGTGTGCTCGTGAAAGTAATCCGGCATTCGTCACAAATACATTGTATGTACTCGCAGTAGCAATTTAATTTCTCGCGGAAATAACATCTTATATCAGTGAACAAACAACTGTTTTTGAAACTCTTTAAAAATTTCCTGCTAATTCGCTAATCTTGCTGAACCTTGGGGGCAGAGATTGTCAGAGATTTATTTCCTCCATATTGCTGACCTGTTCCAAGGGTAAAAATGATAGGCGAACACAATACATTATGATATGAATGACTTAAAcgaattacatgtatttttgtGTCGTTTGCAGGTGCTGGTTTCGGGTTGATATATACGCCACTTAACGTGATACTTGGCCATTATTTTACGCACCGACAACCCTTGGCCAACGGGATCTCCCTCGCTTCGTGTGGTACCGGTCTGGCTGTCGGAGCCTACGTTGCGATCTGGTTGATTGACGGTTATGGATGGCGATTGACTGTGTCAGCATTGGCATGTGTTAGTCTTCAGTTCTGTGTGATCGGATGTTTATATTTCCCGACAAAACATACTAAAGCTACATTGTGCTGTACACGCCGTAGACGGATCCGTGGTCAATGTTGTAAACCGGAAACACGTTTGTGGTTCTTGAAAGATGCAAGATGGTGGATAATGTGCTCAAATTACGGCCTGTTGATGATTGGATATGGCATTCAGATTGTTCACTTCCCAGCATATGCGGAATCAGTGCACATAGACCATGTTCTCCTTCCAGGGTTATATACTACCTATGGCGTTGTGATTTCTATAGCCCGGGTACTGTGTGGAGTTTTGTGTAACGACACTACCGTGGACCTCCAGATGGTGTTTTTCAGTACTCAGGTCTTGGAGGGACTAGTCATTGTGTTTATGCCGTTGTATGCTAAAGACTATGTTGGTGTCCTGGCTTATCAGATACTGGTGTCACTTTTCTATGGCGCTAGCCTGGTCCCGTTAACACCGTTGGTTGTTCAACTGTTTGGAGTTGACAGACTGTCGACAGTGTTTGGTTGGATCATGCTATGGGGAGGTGCAGGTTCTCTTGCTGGCCCTGTCATCGCAGGTAACATTACTGTGGACCCACTGCCGAGGACATTTAGAGGTTTCAGGGACCTCGACACTGACGTTCTGACGCGCATGAACAGCATATTGctcatacatttacatattgttcatacatttacatctacgttcatacatttgcatatacgttcatacatttacatatacgttcatacatttacatattgttcatacatttacatctacgttcatacatttacatctacgttcatacatttacatattgTTCATACATTTGCATCTACGTTCATACATTTGCATCTACGTTCATACATTTGCATCTAcgttcatacatttacatctacgTTCATACATTTAAAGACTGTTACATTTTGACGACCACTACACACTGTAACAATGTATCGCAGCATGCTCTGCATGTTACTATCAGTCTCCGTGGTTTAACGTCGGAATACCCATGGAGACCCAGGTTAGAATTAAtgttcagtaactcatgcttgttgtagaaGGCGACgcaagggatcgggtggttgggctcactgatttgtttgacatatgtcatcgtttcTCTATCCTGTACATCGTTGGGCATGGCgtcattggattttctggtccaggctctgttatttacagaccgccatcatatagctggaattttgctgagtgcggcattgaAGAACAAGTAACAAGAACATCTACCCGAACACCGGAAAGTCGGTGGTATTATCCCCTGGGTGCGTTATAAGGTGCTGCATGTTATCCTGCCTAACACTTTGCATTTATGATACAAGAGCTGCTCAACTAGTGTTCTATTGCGTGGGTATCTTCGCTGGTTAGCACAATAAAGCCGCCACAACACTCGCTAATGCAGGTCGATATGACATATTTCATAAAGGGACGATACACGTGCATGGCCTAGGACAGAAATAACGCTCACTCACTTTCATTGCAGGCTGGTTACATGACGTCACCCTGTCCTACTCGAGCGGGTTTCACGTAGGAGGTAGGAGATTTCACATCTCATGAGGCTAACCATTCGTTTTGTTGACAGACATTTCGAACTGACGTTTTCATATCACCTCGAAACTTCAATCTTTGCTCGCGATATTGATAGAAGTAAATGACAGCCTCTGCCATGAAAAGTGAATACAGATTACTGAACACTTGGGAACCGAATTTTTCTTTGAGAGCGTTCTACCATGAACCTGCTCGTCATTTACAAACCATTGTACAATACATTCCTATTTAGGGTAATGATTTATCTTGAGTGACACAGGAGAAGTGTCAGTAATATCAAGGAAATCATAGTAACAACATGATAATCATCAGTATTTACCTCATAATGAGAATCTGTACCAACATGAAAGTTAATAACCCTACAATACTGAGAAATGATTTACTCATAACCAGGTCATCCAAAAATAGACTATTCTAATTACAACGCTGAATCTTTCCTTTGCTATGATGGCAGTTTTTGAGTTCGATTTTCGGTCTTTACTACTTTCAAACCGCTTAAATAGTAACATTAAATGTTACGTTATAAACATTCTGATCAACAGATCAGTAGTCACTCGcttttcattctcaactcctTGGTGAGTATGCAAGCAAGTGTGCCTTACGGCTCAGTAAATCTTATCGTATCTTATCCTCCCTGGTACCGAGTTACTGCTATAGGAGACTTAATCCCTAGAAACTATAAGGAGCAAGCTTTGCTTCATGGCATCGGATTTTTTACGTGCGTTTTGCGACAAAACTTGCCAAGAGTAACTCAGCTTGAATGTACTACGTCTTTAGAACTATAGTCTGTGCATGATAGTTACTCGGAAACGGTCTTTTCAGACTGCCCATTAATGCACTCAGTTATTCTGCTGTCATGTGGATGCTTCCTTTAACAAGTTAAAAAAACTAAGTTAATGAGCACTTTGCATATGGTCTGATGGCTCCTAGTGCACGATTTCTGAGTAAAAGGTGCATCAGATCTTGTGAAATTGGTAACTGACACAGGTTAAATGATTAATTGGTGttttatgttggttttttttcaattaatgGTTATAGGTCCACAATCAAAAGACAATACGTTGTTCAAATAAGAGACAGTTCAATAGTTCATGTTTAGAACTCCCTAATGTTCAGAACGTTGACACTTTGGGTTTGATAAGACAAGGTCAGGTTGAAAAATATTCTTATCTTAAACTCGTCCCATTTTTAATACGTACAATCAGTCCCTGTAAAAAGTGTCCCATCTAGAAACTTTTACCAAACCTAACTTGCTTGAACTCGCTGTACTGACTATGGTGTTTCATGTACCATTTGTTTGGCAATCATTTGAATGACTGGGGATTGATACAAATATATCCTGTTTAGCCTACCACGTATCACTTTGTCTGATCTATCAATGAATTGGGACCACTGTGTATGTGCTCAACGTGGAATTTTATCGTATTCTACTTTTCCATCATTACAAATGCATGCTTGCCATGTCTTTTTTCTCTGTCCAAGGTCTCTTCGTGATTGCTGCGGCCCTGCTCATTCTGCTGATACCCGGATGTAAACTTGCGACGTTCGAGTCGCAGGATGAGGATACCGTAGAAACACTTGTACATAAGGAACAGACTGTTAAAAGGCCTTCCTTTGATCTGTGATATACGCCAGTAAACAAGGCTGTCATATATTGTTGTATAGTCGCATATGTCAGAGCTGATAGCCATGTAACTCGATGTCGCTATGTCGGTCCTTGGACATCCTTTATTACTGCGCGGCACATTAGGTGAAGACTTGGTATTCAACCTATACATATCGTACGAGGCGAGTAACAGGATCGGACGGTCGGTTTCGCCGTCCTGCTTGGTACATGTCATCCTGTCGCAAATGTGTAGACCGATGCTGAAGGCGCCGGAATGTGCGGGCTTTACTCAGTTATTACAGATCACTGTCATGTCGTTGGACTATTGCAGGGCGCGGCATTAGATAAAACAATGATTATTGTGCAGCcccgcagcaatattccatctgcaCCGCGGTGCCAGGGGAACAATAGCAAATAAACAGCGCCACCAAGGAACGATTGGCCAAGTCGCAAACCAAGGCCATTCATACCCGTTATAGGCTCGTATCAGTCATGAAATATACGGGAATGGACAGCCTACGCTATCACTGGTCTCGATCTTTCTGTAACTAAGCTAAACTGCTTAAATATTTGCAGAATTTTAGTATCTTATGGCAAAACACATGATGGGTAGACAGTCCTCTAATATGCTAGTCATGTTGCTTGTTCTAAGACCTCATGATCAGGTTGACCATTTTACAAGGAATCTTTTCTCCTCAACGGACCAAGTGAtgagtattaaagaatgcataTAAATTATACAAGGTGAAactctttgttttgttttcaccaaaGGATTTGACATCGGAGAGTGCAACCAGCTAATTACTGACTGTGAAACGTTGCCAGCTCGTGCCACGATGTTCTGTCTTGTTGGGCAAAAGAGGTTCCCGGTACCCTCCGAGACATTAGCTCTTCCCGTGACTAACAACGTTTCATATCTTTTTGAATGGTCTCATGCCTGTGCGGAACCGATAATGCTGGCAGAAATAACAATTTTTAACAATCTATCCATCCTCAAACGAGGCAACTATTACGACCGTCAACAGCTGTGACCGCCAAGCATGGTCTTACACTTGAGACTTACATACCCTGTTCCAGTTTCCAACTTCCAACATGCACATCGCTATTCCTGAGGTAGCATACTTGTATGTCAAAACGAACAACCCACGAATAGTTTTCGCTGTAAATCTGAATTTTATCCCGACCCCTTTAATATGTACACATCATAGAAAACGGCTGCACAACACGGGCGTGTTTGCACGAAATTCATAACACGTTGTGAAGGGAATATTCATTTTCCTAATTGATGTTGGGTCGTACAGTACACACTGAATAATATCATGGACTATCTTATCCAATTATAATATTCATGTTTAATAATGTTCCATTATAATTAGTTTGCAGTGGTGTTTATTGACTTGTAAACCTAACCGATATTACAATGTTCCATTGCAACATGTGTACAGATTATTATAAATCTTCACACAACTGTTACATGCAGTCTTAAAACCAAATCACACTGGTTATATTCCTTCTAGATTGACTGTCTGAACGACTAAGTAATCGAACAATCTCAGAAATGCTGGGCTCCTCTTTACGTCTCTCAGATGGTGTTAACTCGTTCTCTCCGTTCTGTCCGCTCCCAGAATCAAGATCTCCTCTTAGTTCCCCAAGTTCATCTCAAACACTTTGTTCCACAGGGTTGGTGCCGCAAATGTGCATGATCTATGGTCATTGTCTTCCTTTCCACATAAAAAATGCATCATCCTTAGAAGCATTCAAAATCGGGACTCAAAACTTTCCTCTCAAATGAATACGATAATGTTTATCAGTCAAATATCACGATGGTCATTTTGACTCACTGTTATATTTTCCCAATAAACTCTTGTGACTGTTTGTATATGCAGCACTTTGGGCATGTCCTGGATGGACTATAGAGCACAGGAAATATCCATTTAGTGTGATTGTTATCAACACGACTAATCTGTCCTAACCCTTCATTATGAAGACCAATGTACGGTCTGGGTAATAAGACAGCCCAGTAGCAATATCACATTGTCGACGAAGTAACATGGTTGACGCCCCATGTTAACTCTACAGTATCCTTGTACACGGGCTGTATCCTATTGTGGTGGAGTAGTGCTCATTATACTGATCATGCATCACCAGATAGACTCCATTACGTACTCAGCCTTCTTATAGGTAGAATAATGCTAAGggtggcgttaaataacaaacgtAGTTGGAAAGGATTACACCGGTGCTGAAATAAACTGTATTGGCACAACATgatagggatattggtatttttatgactgataatTCATCAGAAtgacaatgaataaatacatcataatTCATAATAATTTCCATATCTTTATAATTATCCCttactatttttgtccagtataccaTTCGAAACAGGGTTTGCACCTGACATTGGAATTCAACCATACAGTACTAATGTTATAAAATGACTGTTATATACTGGACTGGAGTGAAACTTTTATGGCCGCAAAGCATCACGGTATTGTGTTAGCTACATCGTAATCGCCATGACGGCAGCCAAACACTTGGCCCAGTTCACTTGCATTTTAGGGGTGTGGAGGTATTCATTTTGTACATGCTGCTGCAAAGAAATAACCTTCCTACACCCTGGCCTTAAATTATGAAGGAGAGAGATAGTACCTTATCCCTGCCGGCTGCCATCCGGTTCAGCAGAATGAAGGACCAATAAATCTAAAATAATATACTTGTGGAATCACATGTCCGCCATATGGAATACTTGCCGAGTTAACTCCCTTGCATTTTTATGAATACGTTACGAAAATACGAAAACGAAGGCGGGTGAGAAAAATACACTCCAAAAGTGTAATGGTAAAATTAGGCAACATGATATTCCTTTTTAATGTCTGCATTCTTTACTTGAGTGAATACACCAAACACATTAACCTGGAAAGTCGCAGTAATGAACGTAATAATTCCATGATTATGTTGTATGTCTGGACTATAAGGGTTGGGAGGAAAAGTATTGATCGTACCCAAACGACGCGGATTGTCGCTGATAGCATCCACCACGTGATTTCTTACAATATTGATTGGAATTATCTTGTATGAATCGAAGCACTGCCCAAACTAATTGGCATCAAGTTCTTGCAAACACGTGATCAATGTCTAGTTGTACAACGATAGATAAGGTTCATATCAAGGTCAGACTACAATCTGCTGATTTCACTTTTTGTCTGCTTTGTTTCTCACAGGGTCGCCTCCGTGCAGGTAggatttcaatatatttagcCATATATCAAGTTTTGTTGTTGCGATAGATAATTAGTTTTGAACAGTGGATGGGAATTTTTGACAGCTACTGTCCCTGTGTTCGTTTAGTTGAACAAATGACTGTGCCAGCATCACGGAACAGTTGGTCACTTTACATAACCGGTAAAAAAGTTCGTATCGAGCACTGAGAGTGTATATGCTAGAGTATAAATACGTCTAGGCATTAAACATCCAATGCAATAACGCTTATAAGGGTACTGGAACATGTCCTATAGTCTGCATGGTCCGGCCCACAACAGAGCTAGACAAGCCAGTAATGGGTCATCCCTGATTTTGACCATTTTGAGGAAAGGTCGATTAAGTGGGACATCATTTCTGTCAAAGTTTTTATAATCCGCATTGACTTACGTCTCAGTATTTGGTTACtataaaaatgattttttaataATAAGCTATTTTATTTTTCAGTAGTAACTGGCGGTTCAGTAGTATATTCTATCAGCAACAATTCAGGTTGACTAGACTACATCAGCCACACATAGTGACGGATCGATCCATTTAAGTGGGATGTTACATTGTGTATGGCATACACAGGGATATTTGGCACGGAAATCACGAATGAAGTTTAATGGTGTGGATGTtaaattattttacatgtaactGTATACACATGACACTGTCGATTTGCCGCTCCTAGATATGCATCATGTTTATCAAATTACACGTTAACACTCATTCTGATTCTAAACTTTGGAGCCCCAAGGCATTGCTGCTGGCATGGGGTGGGAATATTGTCTCGACGCGAGAGTATCCGGCCACATCACGTCAGCATCTTGTCTCAATCAGATGCAGAAGACCGCATCTCCTCAACGTCTTGTCTTAATCAGATGCAGGACACCTGATCTCCTCAACGTCATGTCTTAATCAGATGCAGGACACCGCATCTCCTCAGAGTCTTATCTCAGTCAGATGCAGAACACCACATCTTGTCCGGGCCAGACCTGGTTAGTGTCACGAACAGCTTTGCATTTATGCATTTTAATCGTTACCTTTTGTCCTCATATTGATCTTTCTTTCAGGATGTGGACGCCGTTGTGTCTCGTGGCTGGCCTCCTCCTCTGTGTGGGAGCAGTGAAGTATGTCACCTTCCCCCAGTAACTGTCACGTGTAGATCAACGGAAACACTATCATTACATCATC includes:
- the LOC137272228 gene encoding monocarboxylate transporter 13-like isoform X1 translates to MSRSMVTNKDIDGGWAWVVLAATSLGMVAAGTAAVATGFLQVEFLDTFSQSTGYTSLVTSTFLCLELGMGPFSSVLCNVFSIRVAVMTGGVLMSLGLIIASFSNDLLHLLLAFGALGGAGFGLIYTPLNVILGHYFTHRQPLANGISLASCGTGLAVGAYVAIWLIDGYGWRLTVSALACVSLQFCVIGCLYFPTKHTKATLCCTRRRRIRGQCCKPETRLWFLKDARWWIMCSNYGLLMIGYGIQIVHFPAYAESVHIDHVLLPGLYTTYGVVISIARVLCGVLCNDTTVDLQMVFFSTQVLEGLVIVFMPLYAKDYVGVLAYQILVSLFYGASLVPLTPLVVQLFGVDRLSTVFGWIMLWGGAGSLAGPVIAGWLHDVTLSYSSGFHVGGLFVIAAALLILLIPGCKLATFESQDEDTVETLVHKEQTVKRPSFDL
- the LOC137272228 gene encoding monocarboxylate transporter 13-like isoform X2 gives rise to the protein MSSMVTNKDIDGGWAWVVLAATSLGMVAAGTAAVATGFLQVEFLDTFSQSTGYTSLVTSTFLCLELGMGPFSSVLCNVFSIRVAVMTGGVLMSLGLIIASFSNDLLHLLLAFGALGGAGFGLIYTPLNVILGHYFTHRQPLANGISLASCGTGLAVGAYVAIWLIDGYGWRLTVSALACVSLQFCVIGCLYFPTKHTKATLCCTRRRRIRGQCCKPETRLWFLKDARWWIMCSNYGLLMIGYGIQIVHFPAYAESVHIDHVLLPGLYTTYGVVISIARVLCGVLCNDTTVDLQMVFFSTQVLEGLVIVFMPLYAKDYVGVLAYQILVSLFYGASLVPLTPLVVQLFGVDRLSTVFGWIMLWGGAGSLAGPVIAGWLHDVTLSYSSGFHVGGLFVIAAALLILLIPGCKLATFESQDEDTVETLVHKEQTVKRPSFDL